In the Primulina eburnea isolate SZY01 chromosome 15, ASM2296580v1, whole genome shotgun sequence genome, tagatactATAGCTTTATAAAAATCTTTATGGCTTCTGCGATGACTCTGGGCAAATATTTAGAAGAATTAAAAGTATTATACGATCTATTAGACCATATCTTGGGGTTAGAGGTGGACATCGGGTCGGGTTCGGGTTTATCTTGTTGGGACCCGACAAGTCAGGTAATCGAAATCGACCCGAAATTGTCGGGTATCTGAAATTttcttctgttttttttttaccttCTTCACAAAAATCCGAAAACATCTTCAATACAAACTTCATGTCTGTTTTCAAATACGAAAATCTTCAATATATGTTTATACTAAAATTAGTACGAGACACCAACCCGAAAAAAAATTTGGATTCAAGTTCGACTCGACGCACAAACTAAAGACTAGGAATATTGAGAAAATTGAAGTTCCCTTTATGTGGGGTGCCAATATTATCTTAAATCTATACCATGAATGAAGTACACAATCCCTCGATAAGAAAGTGACCTATTCTCAGACCCAACACACCACAAATGGCCTTGCACCTCCAAATTCCCTTTCATGTTTGCTGTCTCCCATACAAACTTGAACAGGCCAAGGGCCTTATCCAGTTGCTTCACCCCATTCCAAACGACCTTTTCCTCATCTGATGTAAGAATCTTACCCATATACAAGCACAAGTTACCGCTGCCAGCAACTGTATGCGTGCCTCCACGAACTTCCACTTCAATATCTTTAACACTGCCATAAAGGTAATACAGCAGAAGTGTAAATAAACATTGCGATGAGTGACCCAATGTCGTCTTCAACTTCTTCTGCGCCAAATATTCCTGGTGCCGAGTCTCTTTGTATCCAATGTTCTTATCTACCAACACATCCCTGATCTGATAGAGCCCTTCTTTCATAACCTCAAGTTTGGAAACATGGAAAGCTAATTCCTTTTCATCACCTAGACAGTTAATGAGATCGATGGACATCTCAAGAAGTTCCTCCCATTTGCGAGATTCCGTGGAATCCAACACTTGTTTTATAGGTCTGGGGCGCATCCAGGAGGTATACTCAGGGTCATCATAAGATGTAAACGACTCGAGAAACTTAAGACAGCCCACAACTATTTGCTGCGCCAATCTTATTTCATTACTTGGATGGTGGCAATGAATCAGAACGTCGATATCAGATTTCAATCCATTCAGTATCTCCTGAAGCGAACCCATCCATATGTGATGCTGTGTCACCTGCGGGCATATGGTATGCCTGACCAACTTTCTTTGCTGCGCAGAAATGCTCAAAATGTCGGCAACTTTAGTCAAAGAAGTTACTTGAAGTTTCTCTCTTTCACTTGGCTTACCAAAACACTGAAAAGCTCTGCACTGATCCTGGCTACCAAATGAAGccattaaattatttttcattgtttCTTGCATAAAAGGAATTCCAATGAAGGCCCTAACAATGGATCTGAAAGCATGCAATTTGCGCTCCAAAGCTTCATCAACGATTCTTGAACCGTCGTCAATATTCACTAGCCTGCCACCAATTAAATCCACTTCTTTCAGCTTATGGCTCCATTTCTTCAACTTCAGAAAGGCCTTCTCACACCATTCTGACGTTAAAATCTCCTCTCCTTCTTTCCCTGTGGAATGATACAACACCAGTCTTGAATGCAACACTCCATTTCGCCCGCCGATTAAAAGTTTAGCTCCTAAAAGACAATTTTGCAAATATCTAGAGCCCATTTTCAAGTTAAAATTTCAGATTCTAACAAATGAGGCTACAAAACCAAATTTCTATCTTACCATATCACCTTAGTGTGACAATTGATCAAACATGTTATGAGCATTAGCGAGTGATCGCTATTTTTTTGCAGCCAATAAATGATCCTCTCTCGTGAATCATAGACCAATATCTGGTGTTATTTAATCAAAGTGGCTGAATCGAGGAATTGAAGACTGGACTGGAAGAACATTCATGAAATCATGCTTCTCAACTGACGCTCTCACTTACATATATTTGCTTTACCGGAATTGATTTTTCATTATGGTAGGAATTTGAGTCAAACAAAAATGAATtcgttttaattatttattgaatAAAGTTATTctaacgaatctttatatgtgatatTTGTAACTATatcgatatttataataaaaaataatattttcagcataaaaagtaatatttttttatatatgatctaaataagagattcgtcttatAAAATAGgactcgtaagaccgtctcacaaaaattaactataataaatgatgaagcaAATCCAACCGTATAATGGTGCCACCAAATCACCACCGTTAATACCAACCCGAAAGGTGTTTCCTCCACCGTTGGATCGACTCAGATTTGCGCGAAGGCAGAACATCGGCGGTCGTTTAAAGGGTCACGTGCGTCCCCCCGTACAGTAATACAGCGTGAACTGTACAATACAGCAGGAAATGTACCGCACAGCTTTACCTTTTCCTATTCGGAGAAGACGCCTTTGTTCTACCAATTTTCGTTCTTCCTCTCTCTAGCTTTTCCGAATCGTTGCGTGAATCGCCTGTAAATATTGCCGAAAAATATGTAGGCTTCATCCCTCTTCGGCCTTATGGATCTCGAGCTTTTGATTTTTCCTGATTTTCTCCGGGAGAGATGTGGGGGATTTGATTCAGGATTTTCCTAGGGTTTCTTCTCTGCATTGATTACGTAATAAATTTCAGATTGTTTTGCAAAATGAAGGATCAAGGTTATGGGTATAACTTGTCGACCGTTTACGTGAACACGTTGCAGGAAAAAAATACAAGAAACTTTGTGCATGTGAAGGTAAGAGTCTAAGAGATCTTGGGACTTCTTTAGTTGATATCTGAAGGAAActatcttctttttttttctttttattcagGGTGGTCGGATCGATTGCATTAGGTTTTGATGCTAAAATTGCAGGATATTACATAAATATGGAGTTCTAATCGGTTGGTACCTTAACTTCAGTGGTTGATTGCTTTTAGATCGATCGGAATTAGGGAAAAGTAGGTGAAGGGAGGATCCAGTTGGTGGTTTAAGTTTTTGAGATAAGTATTTTTAAGAGATTCAGTTAATAGTGAGATTTACTTTGAGTTTAAGGTTGCTTATTATTTCTTGAACTTCGAAAAAGTTAGAAGTTTAGATTTCTTTTAATGGATTGTCTTGGGAAGAAGAGGAAAGGAGTTGAGATCTCAGGAGAATGTGAAAAAGTTTCTGAGGAACAAACTCAATTGGCGATTCTTTGGTCACATTTGTCACTGGAAGATTATTCAAGAAGGAAAAAGAAGTGCAAGGAAGTAGTTGTTTCGAAAATTGTTGATTCATGTCGAAGTGTTGTTAATGGAGTAGCCACTGCCCCGGCATGTGGGGCATCAAGTTTGGAACATCCAGGTAGAGGTCTTAAGAGGAAAATCGGATGCATTGATTCAGCAACTCGATTAGGTAGGAAGAAGAAGATCGACCAGGACTATGAATTGGCTAAAACAATAGGAAAGGGAAAGTTTGGGTCGGTAGTGTTGTGTAGGAGCAAGGCAACTGGGGAGGAGTTTGCTTGCAAGATTTTACGCAAAGGGGAGGAGATTGTGCATCGGGAAGTGGAGATAATGCAGCATCTTTCTGGTCACCCTGGTGTTGTGACATTGAAAGCAGTGTATGAAGATGCTGAATCTTTCCATCTAGTAATGGAACTTTGCTCTGGGGGACGATTGCTTGATCAGATGGCTAAAAATGGCTTGTATTCTGAGCAGAAGGCTGCTAACATGATCAAAGAACTGATGTTGGCCGTGCGATACTGCCATGAGATGGGGGTTGTTCACAGGGACATAAAGCCTGAAAATATCCTTCTAACATCTTCTGGACAAGTGAAACTCGCGGACTTTGGATTAGCTGTCAGAATTTTGGACGGTAATTTCAAAATACACTCTTTATGATACCTGTTCTGTGGGGGTAAAATATGTTCTTTATATTGTTTAAGGAACGCCTTCTTTCGTGTTGCTTGCGTTGAGACTTTGTGCCTTGTGGCCAGCAGATTTTAAACTAATTTAGTGTTTGAGCGGTCTTATAGTAAATTAAGGTTCTGATTTAGGTGAATCCTTTCCATGTCAATACCGTTTTGGTGATTATTATGAAATGAATATTTGAATTTCCATGAGTTAGAAAGTTATCCTTTTGCTTCAATTGCATTAAGCTTTGATTTAGCAGTGGAATAAACTTACTATGTTATTCTAAGAGTATGTTTAACTTGAGAGAGATGTGGACTATATTGTAGAATACCTCACCCGATCAGTCAGCAGGCAATGTTTAGGTTGTCCTAATTTGTCTAGTATTTGCAAGTTTCTGTTTCCTACAATATGTAGGAGATAAGTTAATATACTTGACTTCTCTCTCTTTCTCTCGCACACACACGGAGCAAACATAGTATTTGACTTTCCATAGTAGGACAGCTGCAGGTACGTTGTTGTTGAGCTAGAGAAGTTGGGGAAAGGGGAATAAGAAAGACTTGAACTTGCTTCTTTCAATTTGTCTGAGAAGATTTGACTAAAAAGAAAACAGGCAAAATGTGTTAGCACGTTAGAACCAATTGGACATTTTATTTTACTTGAAAAAGTCATAGCAGATAGTTAAAGGCTAAAGTACGTTGAATAAATGTAATCTACTAGATTAAATGGACCAACAAGATCTAAGTTCTATCAGCTTATGGAAGTCGTTCACTTTTGCTATGAGTGTATCTGTGATGGAGTGATATTCCTGCAACTTAGTTGACTAGTTCAACTCACTTTGGGTGCACGTGTTAAAAATATAATAGGAAAAAACTTATGATGGAAAATTAATCCTGTGACAGTGTTTGAGAAAGGAGCTAATGATATTTTAAGGTGTTGAAACATTTATGCCAATGCATTTTCCATTACAGGTCAGAGCTTGACTGGTGTCGTTGGAAGTCCTGCCTATGTTGCTCCCGAAGTTCTCGTGGGTGATTACTCCGAGAAGGTTGACATCTGGAGTGCTGGCATCCTGCTTCACGCACTTTTGGTTGGTCTGCTTCCATTTAAAGGAGATTCCTTGGAAACTATGTTCGAGGCTATTAAGAAAGAAAAACTAGATTTTAGTGGTGGTATATGGGAAACAATATCTCAACCTGCTCGTGACCTGCTCTCTGGAATGTTGACACGAAGTATCTCGACGAGGTTTACTGCAAATGAAGTTTTAAGTAAGTGATCTGGTTTTACCAATTCCTTCATTGAGATATTGTTTATGTAAATTAATAGTGTGTGGAGAGATGTGATTATCTTGCTTTGGTGGGGATTATCATCTGTGGATGATCATTTAGATCTATTACAAAACATCAAGAACttttcttgatttatttctcaaatgaactaaaatacatttcattgGTTTGGACATGACATTGCTCTACGTACTTTTTGCTTGTATATAACTGTTTATATGGGACACAAGCTCGAGATGAAGTGTTTTAACGAATCTTATAAAATATGTAGTTCACTTGTGTCCATATTTTTGGGTTGGaaactaaattgaagaaaagTAAATTGAGGGTATCCTATTCTGGATTTGTGTTTGAACCTGAACCTGTTTTTTGTTTTCTTATGCTCCCGAATTTACTAATGGCAACTCTAGAGACCCTTTTGCACAACAATGAGTTATGTTCTTGCTAACTTGAAAAAATTCTCTTTCCTCCAGGACATCCGTGGATTTCATTCTACACAGAACCAATTATTAACACCCTAACTCTCAAATCAAAGATAAAGAACCATTCGAGATCCACTTCGAGGCACCTAACATCTGATAGACTAGAGTCAGAGAGAGAACGAATAATGTCCTTCAACTCTCCCAGTGACGACTCTAATCCAGTTTTAGCTTCTGGTAGTTCTACTGAAATAGGTGAAGATGACAATGGACTGGTTGACGTTCTAGCAGTGGCAATTTCACATGTTCGAATATCTGAGCCAAAAAGAAGCAGGATATGCAGCCCCTCGAGACCCATCCAGCAGGAGTGTTCCTCTAACTTGAAGAGTAGCAACCTCTGTACAGCATTTTGACTACCGTGACTATAGCCTGGTGTATGCATCTCGCAGTTTTATATATAGCAGGGATTGACGATAACTTAAAAGTTGTATGCTGAGAGGCGGCGAATAAGTCGTGTCTGTGACTATGGGTATGTGATGAACTAACTTCTGTACATAATTACTGAACTTTAACTTCACGAAATTCACTGTTAATGATCATGTTCTGTTTACTATCAACTTAGTTTGACCCAGTGAACATGCGAAAATGACATAATGAAGTGTTTGTTTCTATATAGTGTGCCTTTTATTGGTTGGAGGAATTTGACGAAATACTTGTATTCTAGCAACCTGTTATATGATATGCAACTAAGTGTGATTTCAGGATCGACTGCCATAAAACTCATTGTTTAGATCGCGTAGAATTGGCTGAAGTCAATCATTTGTGTAAGTCGTGGGATATTGAGGTTAGTTTCCTGTTTTCATTTGTTTCCGTCATCTTCTAGTGATAGTGCTGCTCTTCAGGCTTGAACTTATGAACCATCTTCTGAAACTAGAATGTATGCATACGATGTCCATGGAGGAACGAACCCTGAATTTAATTTAAGATGATTGGATAAGGTAATGTATTTTGCGTATCAGTAGAACCAGTCTTTTAGGGAAAATGGAGCTTGAAATTTGAGGGTtctttttcttatttatttaatatgagCGATATTTTCTACTCATTCCAACTGTGTCTCCCTAGCGATATTCCATTCTCTGCTATTCTGTATCTTGGAGCCCGAATCAGAAGTCTATGCTAAATTGGCTCCAAGGAACAGACTTGACCCCTGAAATATGTTTGTTTGGACACTTGTGGAAAGCCGATTCAGAAGTTTACTGAAACAAGCAAGGGTGCATTTGGATTGATTGAGATGAAATCATAGATCTCAAATACTTGCTAATGCTATAGGATTTCTAATGCTAAATTGGCTCCCATGTATCGTTGGATGTTATTTGAAatacatgtttcaaatactTTCTCAAATTAAATCCGTCGATACGTATGCAACCATAGTAATTTTGTTTAATATTGCTTCCTCTAGTCTAGGTGCTTTCTTGATCTGTTATAAATTAGGGATATAGAAGAGGTGACTCGATCATAAGTTGTGATACAAGTTATAACCAAGACCCAGTACTCCATTGTTCAAGAGGTAACTTCTTCAACTGGAATTCGACTAGCATAATTTTTTTGTCGtctcaaaaaaagaaaaaaatcccGAGTTTGTTAACAAGAATGTGCGAGCTTCGCTCAGAATTGTAGCCTTGTTTTTTTTATGCGATTCCTATTTTCCTCAAATCTGTTGTTTAACTTTACTATCGCTTTATATTGGGAAAAAAACGGAGCTTGTGGAGTAGCTTGCTAGTGGATTTCGAGTTTGCGCTAGAACTCAACCTTttggaattttttaaaatgagaattttttttttttgaaaaaagaaTTCCCATGTTTTTGCTTCAAGAAGtcatttttaatttcttttttcaAGAAGAATTTAAATGGATAATTTAATATTTCTGCACACCTACACTGTACATGTTTTATCCAAAGTATAGAGTTGTATAAACTTATTTAACTTTaaacaaacattttttttattttttattttctgcatTTTGCTGAACACTTGAATGtggttttatttattaaatcacAAAGTGTGAGAATTCTCGACCCAACTCATAGCCTGAAATGTTTCTTCGCGTACGATGGATTTAACAATATATTACATGTTAGATTTATTATcatatatttgatgaaacaatCTAATATTTCCAAGATTTTCTTAAGCATTCGATTCAGCATAAAATGAGTAGAAAATGATGTATGTatataatatgtatatatatatatacacaaacaCACATTTTGAACAAATGAAATTTGATTaaaaatgtaataaaaatatgcaAAGCTTTTGTAATTTGTTCTCTCCACCATCCCCTAGAAATTCTCATCCTAAGGTTATCATTAGAACACCAAATGCTCATCATAAGGTATCATATCAAGTGAAGTGTAAGTAGAAGAATAATGCTGGACTGAAACTTCCAAAACGAACTTTAAAACCGGTCTATTTACttcaaatttgataaataaataaaaaacttGAAGATGGATAGCTTGGTTCAAAATTCTTGAAGAACCACTGCATGTGTTCAGACAGCGTTTGGGTTGTCCTTCGATACTTGGCAGAACTTTGACTCAAATTTTTTTACAGCACTTGGGGAGAGGATTTTCGTAACATAAAGTGAATTGAAGATGTAATTTTCGAGAATGGGATGGGGGTATTGATATGTGGTAAGGTGAAAATCCTATCATATCTTTGGTTGATATTTCTTCCATAATTTGGAGGTAATTCTTCCATACATATAATCTTGTTAAATCTCAAAAACTTAGTCCCAAGTTTATGTAATTTTCGAATTTATATTGGACTAGGTAGTTGAATGTATATTGTTTTCTTGTTCAGGTTCATGACATACGTAGACCACATTAAATTCATTAGCTTCCTTGTTGAACAAAAGttatatttcattaattatttttttctaaatttgaTTGAGACTATAGTCCTAAATTTCGAAATCCTTTAATATATTGCATTAgatttttgaatttaatatatttattagtttgaaaattttgaataccatatattatttaatatttttgaatttttttattacttacaataataccaaaatttcgaaaataaaatattatacacgtatataattaaattaataattacatgCCCAAAAACCGTGGTTCTCAGATCTCTCCCTTCTTATTGGAAGTTTCTTCATCTAAACTTGAGTTGACTTGATATTTGAAAAGGTAGGGATATTGCTTGCACATTTTCTCTTCAAACTCCCAAGTAATTTCTTGCCCTGTGTGGTTAGACCGTTGCATATGGACTTCTTTATATTTAGCTCTCGCCATGTGTGGAAGACATTGTGAATCTTTGACATATCTGATGACAATGCTAGTCTGTAAGCCAATATGCCCACCCTCTCCAGAATTTCAAATGGTCTTAGGTACCAAGGATTCAGTTACTGAATCTGATGACTCTTTTCGTTGATGAGACCATTATATAAGGTTTTCACCAATTGTGAATTCCACTAATTTGGCCCAACTCTTTTGTCTGTCTTGTGCAGCTTTGAGTCTGTCTTTTTTATTATTGCTACTTTTTCCACTGTCGCTTGAGTTGGTTTTTGCCTAGTTATGTCTTTCTCCCTTACTTCGTCTCAGTACAAGTGATCTATACTTTCATCCATATAGagcttcatatggagccattcCAATGAtgtgataactattgttgtaaGTGAACTCTATCAGAGGTAGATGCTCACTCCAATTACTACTGAATTCTAGGGCAGAGACCCTCGACATATCTACTAGTGTTTGAATCGATCTCTttgtttggccatcagtttgagagTGATAAGTCGTGCTAAGAGTAACTTTTGTTCTCATGGCTtcttgaaagctcttccaaaagcgTGAGAAAAATCTCGGATTTCTATCAGACAAGATGATCACTGGAACTCCATGTACTCGTACGATATTGTCCATGTACATTCAGCTTTTCCAGGCTACAGTTCATGCGGATGACAAAAAGTGCGtagattttgtgagtctatctacgattaaCCATATTCCGTCATGACTCTATCAGCCAAGATGCTCAAGGAATGGCTTGAACACActgttcattagatccatgaaaGCTTGCTGGCGTATTCGTCAAGAAAAAATGCATCATAGTGAACTCATAACGCATGTACCTTGTTGGTATCGTGTTCTCAAATCCAGTTTGGAAAATACTGTAACTCCCTTTAGCTGATCGAACATGTCATCTATCATAGAAAaggggtacttattcttgattgtgAATCTTGTTTAGTTCCTTATAATCAACACACAATCTCATATTCTCAacctttcttcttcacaaatagtaCCAGAGCTCCCCACAGAGATGTGCTTGGTCGAATTTGCTTCTTTTCAAAAAATTCTGAAGTTTCTCTTTTAGCTCATTAAGTTCAGTTGACATCAGATTGGTGCGACACCAGGAACCAGAGTGATTTTGAACTCTATCTTACGGTTCGAGACTATCCCAAGTAATTCATCCGGAAAACGTCCGAGAATTCCCTTACTATTGGGATGTCTTCCATTTTGAGCTCAATTTATTCTTTCACTTCAGTGACCATTACTAGGTAGATCTCTTCTCCAGATTTCATGTGTTTCCATGTTTGGAAAACATAAAGAAGTTAATTCTATTCTTTGGATTTTCCATGGTACACGATCTCCTCTTGGTTCGAGGTTTGGAGCCTAACACTCTTTCTCTTACAATCTACCATCACGTTATTTATgtctaaccaatccattcctagTATGACATCGAATTCAACCATAACGAGTTGTATCATGTCGCCACTAAAGGTATTACTGTCAATGTTGATTCTACAATCTCACGTTATTTCTGGCTAACCAATTCATTTTAAGTATGACATCAAGGTCAACCATAACAAGTTGTATCAAATAGCCACTGAAGGTATTACTGTCAATGCTGATTCGACGATCTCGATGAATCTCATAAGTTTCTATAGCATTACTTGTAGGCATCGGCATTCTGAAATGTTCAACTAATTTCTCAGGTTACATCCAAATTTTCAACAAATATCTTATATAAAGGAATGTTTATCATCACAATCAAACAACATATAAGCAGACACTTTATGGATTATGACAGTACCTGACACGACATCGTTTGTGTTTTCTGCTTCTACCTGCATAATGTCAAACACCCAGACATTCGGTTTGTTCTATTTCGACTTGTTGAGTTTTGCTCCTGCGTTTGACCTAGTTTTCTTGTTGGGTCCAGCTGCTTTGCTGGCGGCTTTGGGACAAAATGCAATATGGTGTTCCGGTTTTCCACAACCAAAACAAACGCCGCTTGCTCTACGATAATCTCTAGTGTGCCGGAAATGTCAGGTTGGGCGTGACTTGAGTTTTTGGTAGTTTGTAACTAACAAAGGCCCCTTGGATTGTCCGTTAGACTAGTTTGGTCTCTTAAACTTCTGCCCCTTCTGAAAATACTGGTCCCTAAGGGGGCGTTTGTTCTTGTTTTACACTTCTCTTTGTATGATATTAGTCTCGGCTTCGAAAGCTGCGCCCATCAAGTTTGCGAAACTGGATGGATAGTATACTGCTAAAGCTGATTGGATTCAGTTGTTTAATCCCTTCTTGAATCTATGCAATTTCAGAACCTCGTCTGCCATAATGGTCAGGGCAATATCGAACTTGGAAGTATATTCTACCACTGACATGTCTGGAGTTTGAGTGAAACTTTCAAATTCTCTCAGCTTCTGTATTTTGACCTCTGCTGGATAATATTGCTTTAGGAAAGCGTCTTGGAACTGCTGCCATGTGATTTGTCCAGCAGTTGTCATAGATCGCAATATTGTTTCCCATCACTTTCTTGTTTTGTCTTCTAAGAAAGATACTATCACTTCTACCTTAAGTGCCTCGTGAACCTCCAGCGCTCTGGCAAACTTCAGGGTCGATGTCTCCTTTGAATGTTGGACATCTATTCTTGGGGAGGGATTCATATTGATGTTTGATCTCATTAGACGTTGGAGGTGTATGTAATAACCCATAATCAGGTATATGGAATATTTAGTTATTATATAGtgctaataaaaaaattgaaataactaagccaaatatttaaataaataaatacataagtatgcatgtgtgtgtgaatatatatatatatatattcacacaCATATACATGCATACTTAGGGAGgtaatatcatcatcatcatgcTTGCTTAACTAACACACCACCTCATTTCTCGCCCAACCGGTGATTGGAAGATGTCCAGCATGGATTGGAGGAAAGACTTGGTTCTTGCCTATAAAATAAAGTCATTCGCCTGAAGAATTTCAACAGTTTCTTAgcataattttcaaattttaaggGCTTGTCTAGAGTAGAGTTAGAGTAGAATGAGAATGTGGCTTTTAAATAGTTGAAAAAAGAGGAAAAAATAGTGTTTTTCGACAATCAAAGCAGGATTGTAAGTTTTATTTGTTATTTCGTTTCTGGCATGTTTCGGTTGCGAATTTTAGAAAACCTATAACACAAGAATGgtagaaaatcatattttccgTATGTTGGAGATAtttgggatatatatatatatatatatatatatatataaatttaatttaataataataataataataataataataataataattgtgtTACTttcataataatatattttttaaattattatgaatatttttaaaGTACATTTATTTACTAAGACATATGACGAGTCCAAAGATATTATATATGCTATTTTACATCACCAAATAAAGTAAAAAGTTATGGACTAATACTcgttattttgatatttttaggAATATCCTATATTAAAATGAATTAGGAAGTGTTATACTATACTGATGATAATCACCTTGGCCAATAGGATTAGCTTGAATTTTGGATTCTTACACTCACTAAAGTAAGTCACTAAGGTGAGAAATTGTTTTTATCGTTCTTCTTATAATCTTGGCATTTGGCttggaaattatgatatgatatattctTAAATGATATTCGCCATGTTTTTATTGATTTCTTGTGCCTGCATATCTTAATCTCATTGATGCATAACTTCGATGACAACTTCTTCTATCATAATAAATCCTCAATCATGCCCGATAACCTTCTTACCGATCAAATCTATCATCTTTATCGcatcatatttaaaaatttattctcCTTAATTTACTCTTTAGTATTATTACGTAATAATTGAAAGTTTCAGTGAAAAGTTCTCACTGTAATATCATCACGCTAAGCGTGATTCTTATCAAGCTTTCACCAAA is a window encoding:
- the LOC140813788 gene encoding serine/threonine-protein kinase PEPKR2-like, which produces MDCLGKKRKGVEISGECEKVSEEQTQLAILWSHLSLEDYSRRKKKCKEVVVSKIVDSCRSVVNGVATAPACGASSLEHPGRGLKRKIGCIDSATRLGRKKKIDQDYELAKTIGKGKFGSVVLCRSKATGEEFACKILRKGEEIVHREVEIMQHLSGHPGVVTLKAVYEDAESFHLVMELCSGGRLLDQMAKNGLYSEQKAANMIKELMLAVRYCHEMGVVHRDIKPENILLTSSGQVKLADFGLAVRILDGQSLTGVVGSPAYVAPEVLVGDYSEKVDIWSAGILLHALLVGLLPFKGDSLETMFEAIKKEKLDFSGGIWETISQPARDLLSGMLTRSISTRFTANEVLRHPWISFYTEPIINTLTLKSKIKNHSRSTSRHLTSDRLESERERIMSFNSPSDDSNPVLASGSSTEIGEDDNGLVDVLAVAISHVRISEPKRSRICSPSRPIQQECSSNLKSSNLCTAF
- the LOC140814061 gene encoding uncharacterized protein: MGSRYLQNCLLGAKLLIGGRNGVLHSRLVLYHSTGKEGEEILTSEWCEKAFLKLKKWSHKLKEVDLIGGRLVNIDDGSRIVDEALERKLHAFRSIVRAFIGIPFMQETMKNNLMASFGSQDQCRAFQCFGKPSEREKLQVTSLTKVADILSISAQQRKLVRHTICPQVTQHHIWMGSLQEILNGLKSDIDVLIHCHHPSNEIRLAQQIVVGCLKFLESFTSYDDPEYTSWMRPRPIKQVLDSTESRKWEELLEMSIDLINCLGDEKELAFHVSKLEVMKEGLYQIRDVLVDKNIGYKETRHQEYLAQKKLKTTLGHSSQCLFTLLLYYLYGSVKDIEVEVRGGTHTVAGSGNLCLYMGKILTSDEEKVVWNGVKQLDKALGLFKFVWETANMKGNLEVQGHLWCVGSENRSLSYRGIVYFIHGIDLR